One stretch of Centroberyx gerrardi isolate f3 chromosome 13, fCenGer3.hap1.cur.20231027, whole genome shotgun sequence DNA includes these proteins:
- the LOC139932634 gene encoding chymotrypsin-like elastase family member 3B — MELALVLLVVTTVSGCGVPSHQPSTSRVVNGEEARPYSWPWQVSLESFFPTCGGTLIAPNWVLTAAHCITFHTYRVVLAEHDMNKEEGPEQSIMVEKMFLHPKWNDNCVSCGNDIALLKLEKTAVINDKVQLACLPQHGAALAHNEPCYVTGWGRLYSGGPQATKLQQALLPVVEHSICGRSDWWGGSVKTTMVCAGGESKSACHGDSGGPLNCKGRDGRWHVQGVTSFVDGRGCNTPQRPTVFTRVASFIPWITEVREAPEPVLIH; from the exons ATGGAACTGGCACTTGTCCTCCTGGTAGTCACAACTG tGTCTGGGTGTGGCGTACCCAGCCACCAGCCCAGCACCAGCAGGGTGGTGAACGGGGAAGAAGCCCGTCCCTACAGCTGGCCATGGCAG GTCTCTTTGGAGTCTTTCTTCCCCACTTGTGGAGGAACACTCATCGCTCCTAACTGGGTCTTGACTGCTGCACACTGCATCAC GTTCCACACGTACAGGGTGGTTCTTGCCGAGCATGACATGAACAAGGAGGAAGGACCCGAACAGTCCATTATGGTGGAAAAAATGTTCCTCCATCCCAAATGGAACGACAACTGTGTTTCTTGTGG GAATGACATTGCCCTGCTTAAGCTGGAGAAGACTGCTGTTATTAATGACAAAGTGCAGCTGGCCTGCCTGCCACAGCATGGTGCCGCTCTGGCCCACAACGAGCCCTGCTATGTCACAGGCTGGGGTCGTCTCTACT CTGGTGGGCCTCAGGCAACCAAGCTACAGCAAGCCCTGCTTCCCGTGGTGGAGCACAGTATCTGTGGCCGCAGCGACTGGTGGGGCGGCTCAGTGAAGACAACAATGGTCTGtgctggaggagagagcaagTCAGCGTGCCAT GGCGACTCTGGAGGCCCTCTGAACTGTAAGGGCAGAGATGGAAGATGGCATGTCCAAGGAGTGACCAGTTTTGTGGACGGACGCGGCTGTAATACCCCCCAGAGGCCCACAGTCTTTACCCGCGTGGCCTCTTTCATCCCCTGGATCACGGAGGTGAGGGAAGCCCCAGAACCCGTGCTTATTCACTGA
- the dhx30 gene encoding ATP-dependent RNA helicase DHX30 produces MALPGVLLVRLRALCNLGKCVDAGSKIGPNWGKDVRWYTTKARAVQGNGTSSSQTKRDSPNLLKEFPDPKSLLNSTISRSLGVGDLSRVIQYSCTEHAGVKRATVTLQWPHRIEVEGFASRKSDAERFAAAAACHKLKELGVLGPNNQLPRKRSGRGRAAQLSLLCDAEDDPYTDNVRVPRAKRDEENGSLAPLEDTSNLSEALSLFPQPKSLLTRVVQVATSSNRIGEVIQFKTVGGKLKRCELTLRWPEEMTFMATAGNRMTAEKRAAALACMKLKELELLDKDNNPLTHAKYHRERVKEAGERERRPFPLEIPQHLEGRMREYLAQYPVATEMQRLWEEEEQRGQQTANQEDEEEEEDLVTDAITGRPYRPLSIQKAEQLNIHLQEEWESANPGLKVELPVDGHRQRVVSAVESSRVVVIAGETGCGKTTRIPRFLLEERVRAGDGAGCNILVTQPRRISAVSVAHRVAHEMGPALKHSVGYQVRLESRPPEQSGGAMLFLTVGVLLRKLQGNPSLKGVSHVVVDEVHERDINTDLLLALLRSSLNENPDLHVVLMSATGDNQRLAQYFGGCPIVKVPGFMHPVQDRYLEEVLREMGRRPPPPVRVKPDRQEGRDDATPDLDLVADVIEHIDRRGEPGAVLCFLPGWQDIKAVQERLEGKRSFSSGSQMIVPLHSSLSVADQQAVFQRPQVGQRKIVLATNIAETSITIDDIVHVVDVGTQKEQNYDPRTKVSCLDTVWISRSNVTQRRGRAGRCQPGHAYHLFPRKHLESMTTFPIPEILRTPLESLIMQAKIHSPNCKAEDFLSQVLDSPEKEAVRDAVRNLQDIGVLDKTEALTPLGERVACMSCDPRLGKVLVLGAMFRCVLPMLSVAACLTRDPFHNSLQNRALVCNAKEALSGSSYSDYLGFSRAVLGWRRVQQEGDREDRQDYLDTHTLSGASLRFINGLISQFSENLYEAKLVSRANECQQHSSLYNKHSSQDELLKAVLLAGLYPNLIQVKKGMITKGGRFRPNSLCYRTFSGPVLLHRSSVNRGKDQLPSRWLTFFSAVKSNGNVFIRDSSAVHPLALLLFTDCNITETVSGDHVEVSLPGHSLVRCELSVATWELLWELRTSIQTMLYRNFNNPNNAMNNSSQDGQLISLLVELLNNTDSNPYTHTHNSDSEVD; encoded by the exons ATGGCGCTACCCGGTGTTTTACTCGTGCGACTGAGAGCGTTGTGCAACCTTGGGAAATGTGTAGATGCAGGGAGCAAAATTGGACCAAACTGGGGCAAAGATGTGCGGTGGTATACGACAAAAGCTCGAGCCGTTCAGGGAAACGGTACATCATCTTCCCAGACAAAACGAG ATAGCCCAAATCTGCTGAAGGAGTTCCCTGACCCGAAGAGCCTGTTGAATAGCACCATCTCCCGTTCACTGGGGGTGGGCGACCTGTCCCGGGTCATCCAGTACAGCTGCACAGAGCATGCCGGTGTCAAG AGAGCCACTGTCACGTTGCAGTGGCCCCACAGGATTGAGGTGGAGGGCTTTGCCTCCAGGAAGAGTGATGCAGAACgatttgctgctgctgccgcttgTCACAAGCTGAAG GAACTGGGAGTGCTTGGTCCAAACAATCAGCTGCCTAGGAAGAGATCTGGCCGGGGGAGAGCAGCGCAGCTGTCACTCCTGTGTGACGCTGAGGATGACCCCTATACAGATAACGTTCGTGTGCCTAGAGCTAAAAGAGATGAAGAAAATGGATCCCTGGCTCCCTTAGAAGATACTTCCAACCTCTCCGAAgctctttccctgtttccacaACCTAAATCTCTCCTGACCAGAGTCGTCCAGGTCGCCACATCGTCCAACAGAATCGGG GAGGTAATTCAGTTCAAAACGGTGGGAGGGAAGCTGAAGAGGTGTGAACTGACCCTCCGGTGGCCGGAGGAGATGACGTTCATGGCTACGGCTGGCAATAGAATGACGGCAGAGAAGAGAGCTGCAGCTCTCGCTTGCATGAAACTGAAG GAGCTGGAGCTGCTAGACAAGGACAACAACCCGTTGACTCACGCCAAGTACCACCGTGAGAGGGtgaaggaggcaggagagagggagagacggccTTTCCCATTGGAAATCCCACAACACCTGGAGGGACGCATGAGAGAGTACCTCGCGCAG TACCCAGTGGCGACGGAAATGCAGAGACtgtgggaggaggaagagcagagagggCAGCAGACGGCAAAccaggaagatgaggaggaagaggaggacttGGTGACGGACGCCATCACAGGCAGGCCGTACCGACCCCTCTCTATCCAGAAGGCAGAGCAGCTCAACATCCATCTGCAGGAGGAATGGGAGAGCGCAAACCCCGGGCTGAAGGTGGAGCTCCCGGTCGACGGCCACCGGCAGCGCGTGGTCTCGGCGGTGGAGTCCTCCAGGGTGGTGGTGATCGCCGGCGAGACGGGATGCGGCAAAACGACACGGATTCCCCGCTTTCTGCTGGAGGAGCGCGTGAGAGCAGGCGATGGGGCGGGGTGCAACATCCTGGTCACCCAGCCTCGTCGGATCAGCGCTGTGTCGGTGGCCCATCGCGTTGCCCATGAGATGGGACCGGCTCTGAAACACTCTGTGGGGTATCAG GTGAGACTTGAGAGCCGTCCCCcagagcagagtggaggagcCATGCTCTTCCTCACAGTGGGCGTCCTGTTGAGGAAGCTCCAGGGGAACCCGTCCCTGAAGGGGGTCAGCCATGTGGTGGTGGATGAGGTCCATGAGCgagacataaacacagactTGCTGCTGGCTCTGCTGCGCTCTAGCCTTAACGAGAACCCCGACTTGCATGTGGTGCTGATGAGTGCGACTGGGGACAACCAGAGGCTGGCCCAGTACTTTGGGGGCTGCCCAATTGTTAAGGTGCCTGGGTTCATGCACCCAGTCCAGGATAGGTACCTGGAGGAGGTGCTGAGGGAGATGGGGCGCCGACCTCCGCCCCCAGTGAGGGTGAAGcctgacagacag GAGGGAAGAGATGACGCCACACCAGACCTGGATTTAGTGGCCGACGTAATCGAACACATTGACAGACGTGGAGAGCCAG GCGCAGTGCTGTGTTTCCTCCCTGGATGGCAAGACATCAAGGCAGTTCAAGAGAGACTAGAGGGGAAGCGTTCCTTTTCCTCAGGCTCCCAGATGATCGTTCCAT TGCACTCCAGTTTGTCAGTGGCAGACCAGCAGGCAGTGTTCCAGCGCCCCCAGGTGGGCCAGAGGAAGATTGTCCTGGCCACCAACATTGCTGAGACCTCCATCACTATAGACGACATTGTTCATGTGGTGGATGTGGGAACTCAGAAGGAGCAGAATTACGACCCACGGACTAAG GTCTCCTGCCTGGACACGGTGTGGATCTCCCGTTCCAATGTCACACAACGTAGAGGGAGGGCAGGGCGATGTCAGCCAGGACACGCCTACCATCTGTTCCCACGGAAACACCTGGAATCCATGACTACCTTCCCCATTCCTGAGATCCTGCGCACCCCTCTGGAGAGCCTAATAATGCAGGCTAAAATCCACAGTCCCAACTGCAAG gCTGAAGATTTCTTATCACAAGTGTTGGACAGCCCAGAGAAAGAAGCTGTGAGAGATGCTGTCCGCAATCTACAAGACATCG GTGTTCTGGACAAAACAGAAGCCCTGACACCCTTGGGAGAGCGTGTTGCCTGTATGTCATGTGACCCGCGGCTCGGCAAAGTGCTGGTGCTGGGCGCCATGTTCCGCTGTGTTCTGCCCATGCTGTCTGTAGCTGCCTGTCTGACCAGAGACCCCTTCCACAACAGCCTGCAGAACAGAGCACTTGTCTGCAAC GCTAAAGAGGCTCTGAGCGGTTCCAGCTACAGTGACTACTTGGGGTTCAGTAGGGCAGTGCTGGGCTGGAGGAGAGTTcagcaggagggagacagagaggacagacaggactatctggacacacacaccctgtccgGGGCCAGCCTGCGATTCATCAATG GTCTCATCTCTCAGTTCAGTGAGAACCTGTATGAAGCAAAGCTGGTGTCTCGTGCCAATGAGTGCCAGCAGCACTCTTCTCTCtacaacaaacacagcagccaGGACGAGCTGCTGAAGGCTGTACTGCTGGCTGGCCTCTATCCCAACCTCATTCAG GTGAAGAAAGGCATGATAACCAAAGGAGGGCGCTTTCGGCCCAACAGTCTGTGTTACCGCACATTCAGTGGACCAGTGCTGCTTCACCGCTCCTCAGTCAACAG GGGAAAGGATCAGCTCCCTAGTCGCTGGCTGACCTTCTTCAGTGCAGTCAAGTCCAACGGTAACGTGTTCATCAGAGACTCCTCTGCCGTC